In Microbulbifer elongatus, the DNA window AGCCGCGCGTGATCGTACGCTTCTGGATTATCACCGTGGTACTGGTGCTGGCTGGGCTGGCAACGCTCAAATTACGTTAAGCAAACACATTCGGGAATCGCGGAAAACATAAAAAGCCAATGAGCCTTATTGCAACTTCGGAGAAAAAAGTGGTGATCGGACTGGGCGCTACCGGGCAATCGGTGGTGCGCTATCTGCTGCGCCAGGGAATTGCTCCGGTGGTTGTTGATAGTCGCGAGGCCCCGCCCGCGCTGGCGCAGTTCCAGGCTGACTATCCGGAGGTCGCGGTGGAGTGCGGTCCGCTGAACCGGGAAACCCTGCTGGGGGCCAGCGAAATTATCGTGAGCCCGGGTATTGGTGTCGCTGAGCCCGCAATTGCGGCGGCGGTAACTGCAGGTATCCCGGTGGTCGGCGATATTGAGCTTTTTGCCCGGGAGATCGCTCGTGCTGAGGTAAAGCCAAAGGTGATCGCGATCACCGGGTCCAACGGTAAAAGCACCGTCACCACCCTGATGGGAAAAATGGTGGAAGCCGCGGGAATGCGTGTGGAAGTGGGGGGCAACATCGGCATCCCGGTTCTGGACATGCTAGAGCGCTGTGGCCAGGCACTGTCGGATGTTTTCGTATTGGAGCTGTCCAGTTTTCAGCTCGAAACGACTTATTCACTGGCACCGGACGTCGCAACCATTCTGAATATCAGCGCCGATCACATGGATCGGTACGCCAATATGGCGGCCTACCATCAGGCGAAGCAGAGGGTATACCGCCACGCGGAGCAGCTGGTGGTCAATCGTGCAGACGCGCTCACCCGTGGGCCATTGGGCAAAGACCGGATGGAGTGGAGTTTTGGTCTCGACCGGCCGGATCTGCGTCAGTTTGGTGTGATTGTCGATGCAGCCGGGCAATGGCTGGCCAAGGGCTCGGAAAAGCTTATGCGCACCAGCGACATGGCCATGGTGGGGAGCCATAACGTGGCCAATGCGCTCGCGGCACTGGCGCTCGGCAATGCGGTGGGCATCCCCCTGGCGCCGATGCTTGAGACACTGCGCAGTTTCACCGGGCTGGCGCACCGTTGTGAGCGGGTGGGTGACCAGGGTGGAGTCATTTACGTGAACGACTCCAAAGGTACCAATGTTGGCGCCACGCGGGCCGCACTGGACGGACTGGCGGAAGACGGGCGCAAAATCGTGTTGATCGCCGGTGGCGATGGTAAGGGGGCTGATTTTGCGCCCCTCGCAGAAGCCGCGAATACCCTGCGTGGCCTGGTGACCATCGGTGTGGATGGGCCGCAAATCGCGCGGGTTTTTGCCGACAGTGTTGCCCACGCCTCCGCCAGTGATATGCCGCAAGCGGTGCAAAAAGCCAGTGCCCTGGCACAAGCCGGTGATTATGTGCTGCTTTCTCCGGCGTGTGCGAGTTTCGACATGTACCGCAATTTTGAGGCGCGCGGTGAAGACTTCCGACGCGTGGTCCAGCAGTTTTTGTCGACTGAGGGCGCGGGTGCCCACCATGCCGCGAAACGGAGCGAGCCATGAGCAAGTTGCCGCTGACCGCTGCCAATCAGGAGACGGATCCCTACGCCTGGGTGCTGCCATTCTGTGTCGCCGCTCTGGCAAGTATTGGTGTCGTCATGGTCGCTTCTGCGTCGGTCGCCTACGCCGCGGATCTGTATGGGGACCAGTGGTACTTCCTCAAACGGCATCTGGTGTTTCTGGCTGTGGGGGTCTCCGGTGCCTTTGTACTGAGTCGGGTTTCACTCAGTACCTGGTCCAACCTGTCGTGGACATTATTGATTTTTGCCTGCGCCATGTTGTTGGTGGTCTTGATCCCCGGTGTGGGGCGTGCGGTCAACGGCAGTATGCGCTGGATAGCCCTGGGGCCGATAACCGTGCAGCCAGCAGAGATTGCCAAGTTCTGCTGTCTGGTATTTTTTGCCAGTTTCCTGACCCGTCGTCAGGAGAAGTTGCGGCACTGGAGCAGCTTTATGGTGCCAATTTCCGTATTGGCCATTGTGGCAATTCTGTTGCTGCTGGAGCCGGATTTTGGCTCTGTCGTCGTGATCGCGGGGACCGCTCTGGCGATGGTATTTCTTGCGGGGGCGCGATTGCCGCATACATTCATGCTGGTAGCGCTGGCGGCCTGCGGGTTGGTAATGATGGCGATTTTCAGTCCATACCGACTTCAGCGTCTCACCACATTCTGGGACCCCTGGGCGGAGCAGTACGCGGCCGGTTATCAGCTTAC includes these proteins:
- the ftsW gene encoding putative lipid II flippase FtsW, producing MSKLPLTAANQETDPYAWVLPFCVAALASIGVVMVASASVAYAADLYGDQWYFLKRHLVFLAVGVSGAFVLSRVSLSTWSNLSWTLLIFACAMLLVVLIPGVGRAVNGSMRWIALGPITVQPAEIAKFCCLVFFASFLTRRQEKLRHWSSFMVPISVLAIVAILLLLEPDFGSVVVIAGTALAMVFLAGARLPHTFMLVALAACGLVMMAIFSPYRLQRLTTFWDPWAEQYAAGYQLTQSLIAFGRGEWFGVGLGNSVQKLFYLPEAHTDFVFAILAEEWGLVGGLLVIALYSALTWSLLRLVRRALQKQAYFAALLTFGIAVLLAGQAFVNMGVASGLLPTKGLTLPFVSSGGSSLVVCFGLFALAWRAQKELNSEQGDDEGRLARISQLPIFNPLQLGDRKTGEAA
- the murD gene encoding UDP-N-acetylmuramoyl-L-alanine--D-glutamate ligase, producing MSLIATSEKKVVIGLGATGQSVVRYLLRQGIAPVVVDSREAPPALAQFQADYPEVAVECGPLNRETLLGASEIIVSPGIGVAEPAIAAAVTAGIPVVGDIELFAREIARAEVKPKVIAITGSNGKSTVTTLMGKMVEAAGMRVEVGGNIGIPVLDMLERCGQALSDVFVLELSSFQLETTYSLAPDVATILNISADHMDRYANMAAYHQAKQRVYRHAEQLVVNRADALTRGPLGKDRMEWSFGLDRPDLRQFGVIVDAAGQWLAKGSEKLMRTSDMAMVGSHNVANALAALALGNAVGIPLAPMLETLRSFTGLAHRCERVGDQGGVIYVNDSKGTNVGATRAALDGLAEDGRKIVLIAGGDGKGADFAPLAEAANTLRGLVTIGVDGPQIARVFADSVAHASASDMPQAVQKASALAQAGDYVLLSPACASFDMYRNFEARGEDFRRVVQQFLSTEGAGAHHAAKRSEP